From the genome of Psychroserpens ponticola, one region includes:
- a CDS encoding ABC transporter permease gives MKTILYIIQKEFKQIFRNKGMLPIIFVLPLLQLVILSNAATFEVKNIKFGYIDNDHTSTSRALVEKFNASTYFNVLTDFPSEAFANAAMLNGEVDVVLEIPNFFERDLQKEKHNNLGVTINAIDGAAAGVENVYVTQIIQRFNQGLKVDLMQVSDKQIQPTTIETIPLFWYNETLNYKTFMVPGILVLLVTMITLFLSGMNIVREKEIGTLEQINVTPIKKSQFIIGKLFPFWVIGMGLLTVGLILARLIFNVPMLGSIILMYFYTSIYILVVLGIGLFISNFTDTQQQAMFISWFFVVIFILMSGLFTPIESMPKWAQIVTEFNPVKYFVEVMRMVMLKGSGFIDILPQLLKTALYAFVMNGLAVLSYKKTN, from the coding sequence ATGAAAACAATTTTATACATCATACAAAAAGAATTCAAGCAAATCTTTAGAAATAAAGGCATGCTTCCTATCATTTTTGTTTTGCCGTTATTACAGCTTGTTATTTTATCTAATGCTGCCACTTTTGAAGTCAAGAATATTAAATTTGGCTATATTGATAATGATCATACATCAACATCAAGAGCTTTAGTTGAAAAATTTAATGCATCCACATATTTTAATGTATTAACAGATTTTCCTTCGGAAGCATTTGCAAATGCAGCCATGCTAAATGGAGAAGTCGATGTGGTTTTAGAAATTCCAAATTTTTTTGAACGCGATTTACAAAAAGAAAAGCATAACAATTTAGGTGTTACTATTAATGCAATTGATGGTGCAGCTGCTGGTGTTGAAAATGTATATGTTACACAAATTATCCAACGTTTTAATCAAGGCTTAAAAGTTGATTTAATGCAGGTTTCAGATAAACAAATACAACCAACTACTATTGAAACTATTCCGTTATTCTGGTATAATGAAACTTTGAACTACAAAACTTTTATGGTTCCAGGAATCCTAGTTTTATTAGTAACTATGATTACATTGTTCCTTTCAGGAATGAATATAGTAAGAGAAAAAGAAATTGGTACGTTAGAACAAATTAATGTGACACCAATTAAAAAAAGTCAGTTTATAATAGGGAAACTCTTTCCGTTTTGGGTTATTGGAATGGGCTTGCTAACTGTCGGATTAATTTTAGCAAGACTCATATTTAACGTCCCAATGCTTGGTAGTATAATACTCATGTATTTCTACACATCAATTTATATTTTAGTGGTTTTAGGTATCGGTTTATTCATTTCAAATTTTACAGATACACAACAGCAAGCGATGTTTATTTCATGGTTTTTTGTCGTAATTTTTATTCTAATGAGTGGTTTGTTTACACCAATTGAAAGCATGCCAAAATGGGCACAAATTGTAACAGAATTTAATCCAGTAAAATACTTTGTAGAGGTGATGCGTATGGTAATGCTTAAAGGTTCTGGCTTTATTGATATTCTTCCTCAGTTATTAAAAACAGCACTTTATGCATTTGTTATGAATGGTTTAGCAGTTTTGAGTTACAAGAAGACGAATTAA
- a CDS encoding ABC transporter ATP-binding protein, translating into MGISVSNISKNYKNVKALQNISFNVKEGELFGLIGPDGAGKTTLFRILTTLLIANEGKATVAGFDVVEDYKKIRNSVGYMPGKFSLYQDLTVEENLNFFATIFGTTIEENYDLIKEIYVQIEPFKNRRAGKLSGGMKQKLALCCALIHKPRVLFLDEPTTGVDPVSRKEFWQMLKRIQQKGITILVSTPYMDEAALCDRIALIQDGKILQIDTPQAIVKHYLKQIYNVRAHNTYQLIKALKAYQYNHSVYPFGEYVHYTDRRIDFNPKDLFQYLELNNLSHIDIKKTEVTIEDAFMELAK; encoded by the coding sequence ATGGGTATTTCCGTTTCTAACATATCAAAAAATTACAAAAACGTAAAGGCTTTACAAAACATTTCATTTAATGTCAAAGAAGGTGAGCTTTTTGGGTTGATTGGTCCTGATGGAGCAGGTAAGACAACGTTGTTTAGAATTTTAACAACCTTACTAATTGCTAATGAAGGTAAAGCAACGGTTGCAGGTTTTGATGTGGTTGAAGATTATAAAAAGATCAGAAATAGTGTTGGCTATATGCCAGGGAAATTTTCACTTTATCAAGATTTGACAGTTGAAGAGAATTTGAATTTCTTTGCAACTATTTTCGGTACAACCATTGAAGAAAACTACGATTTAATAAAAGAAATTTACGTTCAGATAGAACCATTTAAAAACCGTAGAGCAGGGAAATTATCTGGTGGAATGAAGCAGAAGCTAGCGTTATGCTGTGCGTTAATCCACAAGCCTAGAGTATTATTTTTAGATGAACCTACTACTGGAGTGGATCCAGTTTCTAGAAAAGAATTTTGGCAAATGCTAAAGCGCATACAGCAAAAAGGGATTACTATTTTGGTGTCTACGCCATATATGGATGAAGCTGCTTTGTGTGATAGAATTGCATTAATTCAAGACGGAAAAATTTTACAAATTGACACACCTCAAGCCATAGTGAAACATTATCTAAAACAGATCTATAATGTTAGAGCTCATAATACATATCAGCTCATAAAAGCTTTAAAGGCGTATCAATACAACCATAGTGTGTATCCTTTTGGTGAATATGTGCATTATACAGATCGTAGAATAGATTTTAATCCGAAAGATTTATTTCAGTATTTAGAATTAAACAATCTATCTCATATAGACATTAAAAAAACAGAAGTTACCATTGAAGATGCTTTTATGGAATTAGCAAAATAA
- a CDS encoding ABC transporter ATP-binding protein, which yields MNNNNVIQVEGLTKMFGDFAAVDAITFEVNKGEIFGFLGANGAGKTTAMKMLIGISNPTSGKANVAGFDVYSQAEDIKKNIGYMSQKFALYDDLTVKENITFFGGIYGLSRKQIKEKLAILIEELGLEKVANKLVGDLPLGWKQKLSFSVSLLHDPKIVFLDEPTGGVDPITRRQFWEMIYKASSEGTTVFVTTHYMDEAEYCDRVSIMVNGKIEALDTPKKLKEQFEVDNMNDVFLKLARG from the coding sequence ATGAACAATAACAACGTCATACAAGTAGAAGGATTAACCAAAATGTTTGGAGATTTTGCAGCTGTTGATGCCATTACTTTTGAAGTGAATAAAGGTGAGATATTTGGGTTTTTAGGTGCAAATGGCGCAGGAAAAACAACAGCTATGAAAATGCTAATAGGTATTTCTAATCCAACTTCAGGAAAAGCTAATGTAGCAGGTTTTGATGTCTATAGTCAAGCAGAAGATATCAAAAAAAATATTGGTTATATGAGTCAGAAATTTGCTTTATATGACGATTTAACCGTTAAAGAAAATATTACATTCTTTGGAGGTATTTATGGTTTGTCAAGAAAGCAAATCAAAGAAAAATTGGCAATTTTAATTGAAGAATTAGGATTAGAAAAAGTAGCAAATAAGCTCGTTGGCGATTTGCCATTAGGTTGGAAACAGAAACTATCGTTTTCAGTGTCTTTACTTCATGATCCAAAAATTGTGTTTTTAGATGAGCCAACAGGAGGTGTAGATCCTATTACTAGACGTCAGTTTTGGGAAATGATTTATAAAGCTTCTAGCGAAGGAACAACCGTTTTTGTAACCACACACTACATGGATGAAGCCGAATATTGCGATAGAGTTTCCATCATGGTAAACGGAAAAATAGAAGCTTTAGACACTCCAAAGAAATTGAAAGAACAGTTTGAAGTAGATAATATGAATGATGTATTTTTAAAATTGGCGAGAGGATGA
- a CDS encoding cupin domain-containing protein — protein sequence MKNLIVLLGILLLVGCKSTENITNQSKNNYPKMNLKDLHTEDKAVQTKLLLKAEEGKVISLQIASGEQLKEHVSNVPTILICVSGKAVYKDESGDVTLKAGDYVMITQDVKHEVSAITDSNFILIK from the coding sequence ATGAAGAATCTAATTGTATTACTCGGAATACTGTTGTTAGTTGGCTGTAAAAGCACTGAAAACATAACAAATCAATCTAAAAATAATTACCCAAAAATGAATTTAAAAGATTTACATACAGAAGATAAAGCGGTTCAAACAAAATTGTTGCTCAAAGCAGAAGAAGGAAAAGTAATTTCATTACAAATCGCTTCAGGAGAACAGTTAAAAGAACATGTTAGTAATGTACCAACAATTTTAATTTGTGTTTCTGGAAAAGCGGTTTATAAAGATGAATCAGGAGATGTAACATTAAAAGCAGGAGATTATGTAATGATTACTCAAGATGTTAAACATGAGGTAAGTGCAATAACTGACAGTAATTTTATTTTGATAAAATAA
- a CDS encoding ABC transporter permease: protein MKRFIGFIKKEFYHIFRDKRSLFILFGMPIAQIMLFGFAITNEINNVDIAILDHSKDATTDEIINKISASKYFSINQFIDRESDIEPIFKKGKIKAVLNFEKDFSKNLIKYNKATIQIITDATDPNTANTISNYVNAILQKYQKELNKDMTIVYQIIPETRMVYNPELKSVYMFVPGVMTIILMLVSAMMTSISITREKELGTMEILLVSPLKPIQVIVGKVFPYIFLSIINAVVIVLLSIFIFKMPVQGSLFLLGLESILFIISALALGILISTISATQQTAMMISLMGLMLPVILLSGFIFPISSMPLPLQVISNIIPAKWFIIIIKGIMLKGVGLEFIWKETLILLGMTVFFIALSVKKYKIRLE from the coding sequence ATGAAACGTTTTATAGGCTTCATAAAAAAAGAATTCTATCATATTTTTAGAGATAAGCGTTCATTATTTATTCTCTTCGGAATGCCTATTGCTCAAATTATGTTATTTGGTTTCGCTATTACTAATGAAATCAATAATGTAGATATTGCAATTTTAGACCATTCGAAAGATGCGACTACTGACGAAATTATCAATAAAATTTCAGCTTCAAAATATTTTAGCATCAATCAATTTATAGACAGAGAATCTGATATTGAACCCATTTTCAAAAAAGGAAAAATAAAGGCAGTTTTAAATTTCGAAAAGGACTTCAGTAAAAACCTCATAAAATACAACAAAGCAACGATTCAAATAATCACAGATGCTACAGATCCAAATACAGCAAATACCATCAGTAATTATGTAAATGCTATTCTTCAGAAATATCAAAAAGAATTGAATAAAGACATGACAATCGTTTATCAAATTATACCTGAAACGCGTATGGTTTACAACCCAGAATTAAAAAGTGTTTACATGTTTGTTCCTGGTGTTATGACGATTATTTTAATGTTGGTTTCTGCAATGATGACGTCCATTTCCATAACTAGAGAAAAGGAATTAGGAACTATGGAAATTCTTTTAGTGTCGCCTTTAAAACCAATTCAGGTTATTGTTGGTAAAGTGTTTCCATATATTTTTCTATCAATAATTAATGCAGTAGTTATCGTTTTGCTAAGCATTTTTATTTTTAAAATGCCAGTTCAAGGAAGCTTGTTTTTATTAGGATTAGAAAGTATTCTTTTTATAATAAGTGCCTTGGCTTTAGGGATTTTAATTTCAACCATTTCTGCAACTCAACAAACCGCAATGATGATTTCTTTAATGGGTTTAATGCTTCCAGTAATTTTATTATCAGGCTTTATTTTTCCTATTTCTAGTATGCCTTTACCATTGCAAGTGATTAGTAATATCATTCCTGCAAAATGGTTTATCATCATTATAAAAGGCATTATGCTAAAAGGTGTAGGATTAGAATTTATATGGAAAGAAACCTTGATTTTATTAGGAATGACTGTGTTTTTTATAGCATTAAGTGTGAAGAAATATAAAATAAGATTAGAGTAG
- a CDS encoding NAD(P)/FAD-dependent oxidoreductase, translating into MSKIVILGAGISGHVAATHLRRKLSKEHEVVVVSPNSNYQWIPSNIWVGIGRMKSEKILFPLAPLYKKKGIGFKQAKAISFFPEGDMHEEQPYVLAEYVEGDNKGQQEKITYDYLINATGPKLNFEATEGLTPGENKTYSVCTYTHADHAWEGLNALIQEMKQGKKAKILIGTGHAKSTCQGAAFEYILNVEKELCRHNVRDMAEVTWIANEHKLGDFGMDGMLLSYGSMTMKSSEMVEMIFEDRDIKWIIGAGVHKIEDGLAHYENLDGEYKTETYDFAMLIPSFSGHGFKAYDKNKNDITEKLFKGFMIVDADYSPKPYEEWSVKDWPETYQNPSYKNIFAPGIAFAPPHAISKPRKSKNGTDISPAPPRTGMPSGITAKLVADNIIDSIKNGKESLDHKGSMGNMGAACIASAGYGITQGSGVSITTYPIVPDYEKYPKTQGRQLGKTFGEIGLAGHWLKLALHYAFIYKAKMRPFWWLIPE; encoded by the coding sequence ATGTCTAAAATTGTCATTTTAGGAGCAGGTATTTCTGGTCATGTTGCAGCAACGCATTTACGCAGAAAATTATCAAAAGAACACGAAGTTGTAGTGGTGTCTCCTAACAGTAATTACCAATGGATTCCTTCTAATATTTGGGTTGGAATTGGAAGAATGAAATCCGAAAAAATTTTATTTCCACTAGCACCTTTATATAAGAAGAAAGGGATTGGTTTTAAACAAGCTAAAGCGATTTCGTTTTTTCCTGAAGGTGATATGCATGAAGAACAACCATATGTTTTAGCAGAATATGTAGAAGGAGATAATAAAGGCCAACAAGAAAAAATAACGTATGACTATTTAATAAATGCGACTGGACCAAAACTGAATTTTGAAGCAACTGAAGGGTTGACTCCTGGTGAAAATAAAACGTATTCGGTTTGTACTTATACACACGCAGATCATGCTTGGGAAGGATTGAATGCTTTGATTCAAGAGATGAAACAAGGAAAAAAAGCAAAAATTTTGATTGGTACAGGTCATGCTAAATCGACTTGTCAAGGTGCTGCTTTTGAATATATATTGAATGTAGAAAAGGAATTGTGTAGGCATAATGTGCGAGATATGGCTGAAGTAACTTGGATTGCTAACGAACATAAATTAGGCGATTTTGGAATGGATGGCATGTTATTGAGTTATGGTAGTATGACTATGAAATCTAGCGAAATGGTCGAGATGATTTTTGAAGATAGAGACATTAAATGGATAATAGGAGCAGGTGTTCATAAAATTGAAGATGGTTTAGCGCATTATGAAAATCTTGATGGAGAATATAAAACAGAAACCTATGATTTTGCAATGCTAATACCTTCGTTTTCTGGTCATGGTTTTAAAGCTTACGATAAAAACAAAAATGATATTACAGAAAAACTATTCAAAGGATTTATGATTGTTGATGCAGATTATTCACCAAAACCTTATGAAGAATGGTCTGTCAAAGATTGGCCAGAAACCTATCAGAATCCAAGTTATAAAAACATATTTGCTCCAGGGATTGCATTTGCACCACCACATGCCATTTCAAAACCTAGGAAAAGTAAAAATGGAACCGATATTTCACCTGCACCACCACGTACAGGAATGCCATCTGGTATTACAGCAAAATTAGTCGCAGATAATATTATTGATTCTATAAAAAATGGAAAAGAATCTTTAGACCATAAAGGATCAATGGGAAATATGGGAGCTGCATGTATCGCTTCTGCTGGTTACGGAATAACACAAGGAAGTGGTGTTAGCATTACAACTTATCCAATTGTTCCAGATTATGAGAAATATCCAAAAACGCAAGGAAGACAATTAGGGAAAACCTTTGGGGAAATTGGTTTAGCAGGACATTGGCTAAAATTGGCATTGCATTATGCCTTTATTTACAAAGCAAAAATGCGACCATTTTGGTGGTTAATTCCTGAATAA
- a CDS encoding metal-dependent hydrolase — translation MDSLTQIVLGAAVGEAVLGKKIGNKAMFYGAIAGTIPDLDVLAIHFTDTVSALSIHRGFTHSIVFSIVFAPLFGWIVSRYETFKSFKDWSWLFFLTFVTHPILDAHTTWGTQLFWPFDLRLAFKTIFVIDPLYTIPFLVFLILTLRQKHWTQKRRLYNKIGLIISSSYLLLTIFLKWIAFNQFKSALKDQDITYLQIDTRPSPLNTILWSANVETEDAYLLGNYSFFDTQPITFETYPKNHQLLGDLATNEKVQRMIIISEGWYMISKKNGILYFNDLRFGLLSLAPKSKNFVFQYKIETDNSGKVRFIEAPKDKRDGKKLLFELWMRLKGN, via the coding sequence ATGGATTCATTAACTCAAATCGTATTAGGTGCAGCTGTTGGTGAGGCTGTGCTAGGAAAAAAAATCGGAAATAAAGCCATGTTTTATGGTGCTATTGCTGGTACAATACCTGATTTAGATGTACTTGCTATTCATTTTACTGATACTGTTTCTGCGCTATCAATTCACCGAGGTTTTACACACTCGATTGTATTTTCAATAGTATTTGCTCCCCTTTTCGGTTGGATTGTTTCTCGGTATGAAACATTTAAAAGTTTTAAAGATTGGTCATGGTTATTTTTCTTGACATTTGTAACGCATCCTATTTTAGATGCACATACAACTTGGGGAACTCAATTATTTTGGCCATTTGATCTACGATTGGCGTTTAAGACTATATTTGTTATAGATCCGCTTTATACAATACCATTTTTGGTCTTTTTGATTCTTACACTGAGGCAAAAACACTGGACCCAAAAACGTCGTTTATATAATAAAATTGGGTTAATAATAAGTTCATCCTATTTATTACTTACCATATTTTTGAAATGGATAGCGTTTAACCAATTTAAATCTGCTTTAAAAGATCAAGACATCACCTATCTGCAAATAGACACAAGACCTTCGCCATTAAATACAATTCTTTGGAGTGCTAATGTGGAAACTGAAGACGCTTATTTATTGGGAAACTATTCCTTTTTTGATACTCAGCCAATAACTTTTGAAACTTATCCTAAAAACCATCAACTCTTAGGCGATCTTGCTACCAACGAAAAAGTACAACGTATGATTATAATTTCTGAAGGATGGTATATGATTTCTAAAAAAAATGGAATTCTTTATTTTAATGATTTGCGATTTGGACTTTTAAGTTTAGCACCAAAATCTAAAAACTTTGTTTTTCAATATAAAATAGAGACAGATAATTCTGGTAAGGTTCGATTTATTGAAGCTCCTAAAGACAAACGAGATGGAAAGAAACTGTTATTTGAATTATGGATGCGTTTAAAAGGAAATTAA